Proteins encoded in a region of the Aliivibrio fischeri ATCC 7744 = JCM 18803 = DSM 507 genome:
- the yddG gene encoding aromatic amino acid DMT transporter YddG yields MNSSYKYTVAGCSAILLWSLIVGLIRNVSEQLGPIGGAAMIYSVGSLFLIFTVGLPKLKLFSPRYLLIGGGLFVCYEMCLSLALGMANSRNQAVEMSIINYLWPSLTVLFAVLASKKPVSKVIYPAILLSFFGVAWTLSGDQGLSISQLMNNAASNPVSYSLAFTGAFLWAIYCNITKKLANGKNAITWFFIATALSLWCKYAISDEGSIVMTSEAAIDLLLAGIVMGSGYALWNIGIIGGNMVLLATFSYFTPIFSTFFSAWILDIELTIQFWQGVIMVTIASLICWWFTREKS; encoded by the coding sequence GTGAATTCATCATATAAATATACTGTAGCGGGTTGTTCAGCTATTTTGTTGTGGAGCTTAATTGTTGGGCTTATTCGTAATGTAAGTGAACAACTTGGCCCGATAGGTGGGGCTGCTATGATTTATAGCGTGGGTTCGTTGTTTTTAATTTTTACTGTAGGTTTACCTAAATTAAAATTGTTTTCACCTCGTTATTTGCTCATTGGTGGTGGCTTATTTGTTTGCTATGAAATGTGTTTATCTTTAGCGTTAGGTATGGCAAACAGTCGTAACCAAGCGGTTGAGATGAGTATTATCAATTATTTATGGCCATCGTTAACGGTGTTGTTTGCTGTGCTTGCGAGTAAAAAACCAGTAAGCAAAGTCATTTATCCTGCTATTTTACTGTCTTTTTTTGGTGTCGCGTGGACACTAAGTGGCGATCAGGGCTTATCTATATCTCAATTAATGAACAACGCGGCAAGTAATCCGGTTAGTTATTCTTTGGCATTTACTGGCGCATTTCTTTGGGCAATTTATTGCAATATTACGAAAAAATTAGCAAATGGTAAGAATGCAATTACGTGGTTTTTTATTGCAACCGCACTTTCATTATGGTGCAAATACGCGATAAGTGATGAAGGCTCGATTGTGATGACCAGTGAGGCCGCAATCGATCTATTGCTGGCTGGTATTGTAATGGGAAGTGGTTATGCCTTATGGAATATCGGTATTATTGGTGGCAACATGGTATTACTTGCGACTTTCTCATATTTTACTCCTATATTTTCAACTTTCTTTTCTGCTTGGATTTTAGACATTGAGTTAACAATTCAATTTTGGCAAGGGGTTATAATGGTGACAATCGCATCATTGATCTGTTGGTGGTTTACAAGAGAAAAAAGCTAA
- a CDS encoding LysR family transcriptional regulator, with protein MLNPLWLNTFCTLVNVGHFTQTAEKLFMTQPGVSQHIKKLEQACGYDLLKREGKSVELTEQGRLVYEYANRQKQNEAQLIEALSFDDPYKGLCKLSCSGALALSLYPECINLQKAHPNLTTSLEAAPNHKILDDIQRGSIDIGIVTHNPTPSLFSSEELTEEPLCLVLPKHYQNTPITLETLMQCGLIKHPDAEHYLSLYFDNCKDHELESGNANEFPVASYINQLSQILLPVAQGIGFTVLPQSAIDAFPDKQELYIHEPTQLVMERLFLVHKRNRDLPKRYQTLIERIKQVLLS; from the coding sequence ATGCTTAACCCTTTATGGCTTAATACCTTTTGCACTTTAGTTAATGTCGGGCATTTTACTCAAACGGCAGAAAAGCTTTTTATGACACAACCGGGTGTCAGTCAACACATAAAAAAATTAGAACAAGCTTGTGGGTATGACTTATTAAAACGTGAGGGGAAAAGTGTCGAACTTACTGAACAAGGCCGTCTTGTTTATGAATATGCCAATAGACAAAAGCAAAATGAAGCCCAACTCATTGAAGCATTAAGTTTTGATGACCCATATAAAGGGCTATGTAAATTATCTTGCTCAGGTGCATTAGCGCTATCTCTTTATCCTGAATGCATCAACTTACAAAAAGCACATCCAAATCTGACGACCTCTCTAGAGGCTGCACCAAATCATAAGATTTTGGACGATATTCAACGAGGATCCATTGATATTGGTATTGTTACTCATAACCCAACACCAAGCTTATTTAGTAGTGAAGAACTAACTGAAGAGCCTCTTTGTCTAGTATTACCAAAACATTATCAAAACACCCCGATCACTCTTGAAACCTTAATGCAATGCGGGTTAATAAAACATCCGGATGCAGAGCACTATTTATCACTGTATTTTGATAACTGTAAGGATCACGAATTAGAAAGTGGTAATGCAAATGAGTTTCCAGTGGCCAGTTACATCAATCAATTAAGCCAAATTTTATTGCCTGTTGCTCAAGGTATTGGCTTTACTGTATTGCCACAAAGTGCCATCGACGCCTTCCCCGATAAACAAGAGCTGTATATTCACGAGCCAACCCAATTGGTTATGGAGCGTCTGTTTTTAGTTCACAAACGAAACAGAGACTTACCAAAACGGTATCAAACGTTAATAGAGAGAATCAAACAAGTATTACTTTCTTAA
- a CDS encoding methyl-accepting chemotaxis protein has protein sequence MFKNLSLKNKLAISASAAIILGGVLVEALSFKASLDRLDTEVEQRLESTTASYNQYVTDWITSKERSLTSLPAEAKNDAIVVHLKQIRDSGKFDNIFLAYPDGSQVNANDVILPPGNNDPRKWGWYTNAVAAPSKVFMDNPTVAAATGANVVSLGKALNLHGQQVVLGADVEITDILNSMEKVIFPGDGFMFIANDKGNIFTHPDTSLLNKSVSEVGLTFATIEQAANTNRDITVEINNDEFIIYAKRIDGTSLITVSVINYDSLVAPLFDAISGQILVTVFVVLICAVLFNLLCTVLFRPLNNVSQALAQIANGSGDLTQRIHVENSDEVGQLANNFNTFVESLQQLIQHIRHQSQQLTDGSEQSTNRANNSVKELNLQQQEITMVATAVTEMASATREIASHAEQTAEAAQNSSTSTEKGHSLVVETKASINNLANEVAEASNVISELQQHSQEINTVLATIQGIAEQTNLLALNAAIEAARAGEQGRGFAVVADEVRVLSQRTHTSTEEIKSTIDILQQTTSRAVNLMQSSSSLAGNSVEDADRAALALEEISASVTLISDMATQIATAAEEQTHVTGEITQNVTSIKDVTDQLVIDSEDSLTQSHDLKEQAIELSEKVATFKLS, from the coding sequence ATGTTTAAAAATTTATCGCTTAAAAACAAGCTTGCGATCTCCGCAAGTGCTGCAATTATACTCGGGGGAGTATTGGTTGAAGCTCTTTCTTTCAAAGCCTCATTAGATCGCTTAGATACGGAAGTTGAACAACGATTAGAAAGCACCACCGCTTCATATAATCAATACGTAACAGACTGGATTACCTCTAAAGAACGCTCCTTAACCTCATTGCCTGCGGAAGCCAAAAACGACGCTATCGTTGTCCATCTAAAACAAATTCGTGACTCTGGTAAATTTGATAATATTTTTCTCGCCTACCCAGACGGTTCTCAAGTAAACGCTAACGATGTCATATTACCTCCAGGTAATAATGACCCAAGAAAATGGGGATGGTACACAAACGCTGTTGCCGCTCCTTCCAAAGTCTTTATGGACAACCCAACCGTTGCTGCTGCAACTGGGGCAAATGTTGTTTCTTTAGGAAAAGCGTTAAATTTACATGGGCAACAAGTGGTATTAGGTGCTGATGTAGAAATTACCGATATTTTAAACAGCATGGAAAAAGTCATTTTCCCTGGTGACGGTTTCATGTTTATCGCTAATGATAAAGGGAATATTTTTACCCATCCTGATACCAGCCTTCTAAATAAATCGGTATCAGAAGTCGGTTTAACCTTCGCAACAATTGAGCAAGCAGCCAATACCAATAGAGATATAACCGTTGAAATCAATAATGACGAATTCATTATTTATGCTAAAAGAATTGATGGAACAAGCTTAATTACCGTTAGTGTTATTAATTATGACTCATTAGTTGCGCCATTATTTGATGCAATTTCAGGTCAAATATTAGTAACGGTTTTTGTTGTTCTTATTTGTGCCGTACTTTTCAATTTGCTTTGTACGGTACTGTTCCGCCCATTAAATAATGTCTCTCAAGCCTTAGCTCAAATCGCTAATGGTAGTGGTGATTTAACGCAACGTATTCATGTTGAAAACAGCGATGAAGTTGGACAATTAGCAAATAACTTCAATACATTTGTAGAGAGTTTACAGCAGCTTATTCAACATATACGCCATCAATCACAACAGCTTACTGATGGTTCAGAGCAAAGCACTAACCGTGCAAACAACTCAGTAAAAGAACTTAATCTACAGCAACAAGAAATCACAATGGTTGCAACCGCTGTAACCGAAATGGCCTCTGCAACTCGTGAAATAGCCTCACATGCAGAACAAACAGCTGAAGCCGCTCAAAACTCATCAACAAGCACAGAAAAAGGCCATTCATTAGTTGTAGAAACCAAAGCATCAATTAATAATCTTGCCAATGAAGTTGCTGAAGCAAGTAATGTAATTAGTGAATTACAGCAACATTCACAAGAAATAAATACCGTTTTAGCTACCATACAAGGCATTGCAGAACAAACTAACCTGTTGGCACTAAATGCGGCAATCGAAGCTGCTCGTGCCGGAGAGCAAGGACGTGGATTTGCAGTCGTGGCTGATGAAGTTCGTGTACTATCACAACGTACACATACTTCAACAGAAGAGATAAAATCGACTATTGATATCCTACAGCAAACCACTAGCCGAGCAGTAAACTTAATGCAAAGCAGTTCTTCGTTAGCTGGTAATTCAGTTGAAGATGCAGATCGCGCAGCATTAGCACTTGAAGAAATCAGTGCTTCAGTAACACTGATCAGTGATATGGCAACTCAAATTGCAACAGCTGCAGAAGAACAAACTCACGTTACTGGTGAGATAACTCAGAACGTAACATCAATCAAAGACGTTACTGATCAGTTAGTAATAGATTCTGAAGACAGTTTAACTCAATCACATGATCTTAAAGAACAAGCTATTGAATTAAGTGAAAAAGTGGCAACATTTAAACTATCGTAA
- a CDS encoding alkaline phosphatase family protein yields MSSKTILVVLDGLNYQVAHDCMGYLTGLIEHQRATLYKIQSELPSMSRPLYECLLTGISPVNSGIVNNDIVRLSNQDSIFSLATSQGKTTAGAAYHWVSELYNIAPYHATRDRFTNNKQLNIQHGCFYHWDHYPDEALFLDAEHLRRTHQPDFLLIHPMNIDDVGHKFGLDSRQYRNSARTADIILSNYIDDWVNDGYQVLITSDHGMNNDLSHGGNLPEERDVPLFVIGERFAHQASDNIQIKQTDICGVLCQLLSLKHNKTYPQELLVL; encoded by the coding sequence ATGAGCAGTAAGACTATTCTTGTTGTTCTCGATGGCCTTAATTATCAAGTAGCTCATGATTGTATGGGCTACTTAACAGGGTTAATTGAGCACCAAAGAGCAACACTATATAAAATTCAATCCGAATTACCTTCAATGTCTCGCCCATTATATGAGTGTTTATTAACGGGTATATCTCCTGTAAATAGTGGCATTGTAAACAATGATATTGTGCGATTATCTAACCAAGATTCCATATTCAGTTTAGCGACAAGCCAAGGTAAAACAACGGCAGGCGCTGCTTATCATTGGGTTAGTGAACTCTATAATATCGCTCCTTATCATGCGACACGTGATCGCTTTACCAACAACAAGCAACTCAACATTCAGCATGGTTGTTTCTATCATTGGGATCACTACCCTGATGAAGCATTATTTCTTGATGCTGAGCACCTGCGTCGTACGCACCAACCGGATTTTTTATTAATCCACCCAATGAATATTGATGATGTTGGACATAAATTTGGTCTGGATTCTCGTCAATATCGAAATAGTGCCCGCACTGCTGACATTATTTTATCTAACTACATTGATGACTGGGTAAACGACGGCTATCAAGTCCTTATTACCAGCGATCATGGTATGAATAACGATCTATCACATGGTGGAAATCTACCAGAAGAGCGTGACGTCCCCTTATTTGTTATTGGAGAGCGCTTTGCTCACCAAGCATCCGATAACATCCAGATTAAGCAAACGGATATTTGCGGTGTGTTATGTCAATTATTAAGCCTTAAACACAACAAAACCTATCCTCAGGAATTATTAGTATTATGA
- a CDS encoding ABC transporter permease — translation MSSSAVTHPSNASNKSIVAWIKKMKPAIWLAPLALFFYLFQLAPMIWVFINSFIYEDEYSFENYQEIFDSSFMLQGFSNSLWLSIWSSLISLMIATLLVSSLRRIDSKLRDGIIAFTNMSSNFSGVPLAFAFIIILGVNGAFTLLLKQYGLIDDFNLYGKWGLLSLYIYFQIPLAVLLLYPAFDALSDDWQAASALLGAKTWQYWTKIALPVLFPALLGTFIILIANAIGAYASVYALTNGNYNVITVRIASLVSGDLFLEPNLAAAISVILMAILAFITIVNQWLIARSYHAKR, via the coding sequence ATGAGTAGTTCTGCAGTCACTCACCCAAGCAACGCATCAAATAAATCGATTGTTGCTTGGATAAAGAAAATGAAACCAGCAATTTGGCTTGCTCCATTAGCGCTGTTTTTTTATCTCTTTCAATTAGCGCCTATGATTTGGGTATTCATCAATAGTTTCATTTATGAAGATGAATACTCATTTGAAAACTACCAAGAAATATTCGATTCTAGCTTTATGCTACAAGGGTTTAGTAACAGTCTATGGTTATCGATATGGTCCAGTTTAATAAGCTTAATGATTGCGACACTCTTGGTTTCGTCACTTCGTCGCATTGATAGTAAGCTACGTGATGGCATTATTGCTTTCACTAACATGAGCAGTAACTTTTCAGGTGTACCATTAGCGTTTGCTTTCATTATCATTCTTGGTGTCAATGGGGCATTTACCCTATTACTTAAACAATACGGATTAATAGATGACTTTAATCTCTATGGGAAATGGGGATTGCTTTCTCTATACATCTACTTTCAGATCCCACTTGCCGTGTTATTACTTTATCCCGCTTTTGATGCATTAAGTGATGATTGGCAAGCGGCATCAGCATTACTTGGCGCTAAAACATGGCAGTACTGGACCAAAATAGCGCTGCCAGTACTCTTCCCTGCGCTACTAGGTACATTCATTATTCTTATCGCCAACGCCATAGGGGCTTATGCGAGTGTATATGCCTTAACCAATGGTAACTACAACGTAATTACTGTACGTATCGCTAGTCTTGTTTCTGGTGATTTATTCCTAGAACCAAATTTAGCGGCCGCTATTTCCGTTATATTAATGGCCATTCTGGCTTTTATTACCATAGTTAATCAGTGGCTTATCGCTAGGAGTTATCATGCAAAACGCTAA
- a CDS encoding 6-phospho-beta-glucosidase, with translation MKKSLKIAVIGGGSSYTPELIEGLLKRKHELPLSELWLVDIEDGKDKVEIIAGLARRMIKRENLDIKVKVTLNRREALEGSDFICSQFRAGCLEGRIRDERISLKYGMIGQETNGLGGFANACRTIPITLDICKDIEELCPDAWLLNFTNPSGMVTEAVLKHTKVKTVGLCNVPVIMQKGVAEILSAKEEDVIMQVAGLNHFIWARQILHEGQDKLAYIVNEIIAGNDKLVPKNIPPFAWSKELLSKMGMIPCAYLRYYYMSDDIMQQEIKEADGEGTRGEVVKEMEDRLFDIYRNPDLNEKPKELEKRGGQYYSEAACELMSSIYNDKRTIMHVNTRNNGTIAGLPDDCTVEVSSMITKNGPLPLNVSPFPTDTLRLIQLMKEFETLTVEAAITGDLNFAKRALILNPLVNTGTILDKALEETVRENLDYMPQFRHLVE, from the coding sequence ATGAAAAAATCTTTAAAAATTGCTGTGATCGGTGGTGGTTCAAGCTATACGCCAGAGTTAATTGAAGGGCTATTAAAGCGAAAGCATGAATTACCATTAAGTGAGTTATGGCTGGTTGATATTGAAGACGGAAAAGATAAGGTAGAAATTATTGCGGGTTTGGCTCGTCGTATGATTAAACGTGAAAATTTGGATATAAAGGTAAAAGTAACGCTAAACCGTCGTGAAGCATTAGAAGGGTCTGACTTTATCTGTTCTCAATTTAGAGCGGGTTGTTTAGAAGGCCGAATTCGAGATGAACGTATTTCATTAAAATATGGAATGATAGGACAGGAAACAAATGGCCTTGGTGGTTTTGCAAATGCGTGTCGAACTATCCCAATCACGCTTGATATTTGTAAAGATATTGAAGAATTATGTCCTGATGCATGGTTACTTAATTTTACTAATCCATCGGGTATGGTGACTGAAGCTGTTTTAAAACACACTAAAGTAAAAACTGTCGGTTTATGTAATGTTCCTGTAATTATGCAAAAGGGTGTTGCAGAAATACTAAGTGCTAAAGAAGAAGATGTAATTATGCAAGTTGCGGGGTTAAACCATTTTATTTGGGCTCGTCAGATTTTACATGAAGGTCAAGATAAACTTGCGTATATCGTTAATGAGATTATTGCGGGTAATGATAAATTAGTTCCTAAGAATATTCCCCCTTTTGCATGGTCGAAAGAGCTACTATCTAAAATGGGTATGATCCCGTGTGCTTACCTACGTTATTACTATATGAGTGATGACATTATGCAACAAGAAATAAAGGAAGCTGATGGAGAAGGAACTCGTGGCGAAGTCGTTAAAGAGATGGAAGATCGTTTGTTTGATATTTATCGTAATCCAGATCTGAATGAGAAACCAAAAGAGTTAGAAAAGCGTGGTGGTCAGTATTACTCAGAAGCCGCTTGTGAGTTAATGAGTTCTATCTATAACGATAAACGAACTATTATGCATGTAAATACACGTAATAATGGAACAATTGCAGGTTTACCTGATGACTGTACGGTTGAGGTGAGCTCTATGATTACTAAAAATGGTCCTTTGCCATTAAATGTTTCCCCATTCCCGACGGATACACTTCGTCTTATTCAATTGATGAAAGAATTTGAAACGTTAACAGTTGAAGCTGCAATCACTGGAGATTTAAATTTTGCTAAACGAGCACTGATTTTGAACCCATTAGTAAACACTGGCACTATTTTAGACAAAGCATTAGAAGAAACGGTGAGAGAAAATTTAGATTACATGCCACAGTTTCGTCATTTAGTAGAGTGA
- a CDS encoding ABC transporter substrate-binding protein — translation MKTLLTSATLLVTTLSTPLMAKEADIQSLVNAAQKEGQVYSVGMPGSWANWKDTWNDLNKLYGLKHQDTDMSSAQEIAKFAAEKNNATADIGDIGFAFARVAVKKGVTQAYKPTTWDSIPDWAKDKDGHWALAYTGTISFISNNKLVKNPPTSWDDLLQGNYKVSVGDVGVAAQANNAVLAAAFAKGGDESNLKPAIKFFAELAKQGRLSYTDPGLANLEKGEVEVALLWDFNALNYRDKLGRDRFSVNIPQDGSVISGYTTIINKFAKNPNSAKLAREYIFSDQGQINLAEGYARPIRSDVVLPQSIQDKLIPNDQYTNVQPVSDFKAWERSARKLPRQWQENVLINQQ, via the coding sequence ATGAAAACATTGCTAACCAGTGCGACATTACTCGTTACTACTTTATCAACGCCATTAATGGCAAAAGAAGCCGACATTCAATCCCTTGTCAATGCAGCCCAAAAAGAAGGCCAAGTATACAGTGTTGGTATGCCGGGAAGCTGGGCAAACTGGAAAGATACATGGAACGATTTAAATAAATTGTATGGCCTAAAGCATCAAGATACGGACATGAGTTCAGCTCAAGAAATTGCGAAATTTGCAGCAGAAAAGAACAACGCCACTGCCGATATCGGTGATATTGGCTTTGCTTTTGCACGAGTTGCAGTAAAAAAAGGCGTTACACAAGCCTATAAACCAACCACTTGGGATTCAATCCCTGATTGGGCGAAAGATAAAGACGGTCACTGGGCACTTGCTTATACAGGCACGATCTCTTTCATCTCAAATAATAAGTTAGTGAAAAATCCACCAACATCTTGGGATGATTTATTACAAGGAAACTACAAAGTCAGCGTTGGTGATGTTGGTGTGGCAGCACAAGCAAATAACGCCGTATTAGCTGCCGCTTTTGCAAAAGGTGGGGATGAAAGCAATCTAAAACCTGCGATTAAATTCTTTGCAGAGTTAGCCAAACAAGGTCGCTTATCTTATACCGACCCGGGTTTAGCTAATCTAGAAAAAGGGGAAGTCGAAGTTGCGCTACTGTGGGACTTTAATGCTTTAAATTATCGTGACAAATTAGGGCGAGATCGCTTTAGTGTTAATATTCCTCAGGATGGCTCTGTTATTTCTGGATATACTACTATCATAAATAAATTTGCTAAAAATCCAAATTCAGCAAAATTAGCACGTGAATACATCTTCAGTGATCAAGGACAGATTAACTTGGCAGAAGGCTACGCCCGCCCTATTCGTAGTGATGTTGTGTTGCCACAATCAATCCAAGATAAGTTAATTCCTAACGATCAATACACCAATGTTCAGCCTGTAAGTGATTTTAAAGCGTGGGAAAGATCCGCTCGTAAATTACCTCGCCAATGGCAAGAAAACGTATTAATTAACCAGCAGTAA
- a CDS encoding ABC transporter permease: protein MQNANTAFHKSVVYSIVGLMMIPIIATFIYSISSRWGATILPDGFSLQWYGQLLTDERFLAAFGRSLFIDISALTLSVVLIVPAIFVVFYYFPKLDKVMNILILLPFAVPPVVSSVGLLQIYADSSIPLVGTPWILIGTYFTIALPFMYRAIANSFESINLQDLMDAAHLLGASTTRAFLLIILPNLRKGLMASLFLSFSFLLGEFVFANILVGTRYETLQIYLYNMRQTSGHFTSALVMTYFLFIFLLTWLASRFNRGIKS from the coding sequence ATGCAAAACGCTAATACCGCATTTCATAAATCGGTGGTTTACTCTATTGTCGGATTAATGATGATCCCCATCATCGCTACTTTTATTTATTCGATTTCATCTCGTTGGGGAGCCACCATTTTACCCGATGGATTTTCTCTACAATGGTATGGTCAACTCTTAACAGATGAGCGATTTTTAGCCGCTTTTGGACGCTCATTATTTATTGACATTTCTGCATTAACGCTAAGTGTTGTCTTAATTGTCCCTGCTATTTTTGTTGTGTTTTATTACTTTCCAAAACTCGACAAAGTAATGAATATTCTGATCTTATTGCCTTTTGCAGTACCACCTGTGGTCTCCTCTGTTGGATTATTGCAAATCTATGCAGATAGCAGTATCCCTTTAGTGGGAACGCCTTGGATATTAATTGGAACCTACTTTACCATTGCACTTCCATTTATGTACCGTGCTATCGCAAATAGCTTTGAATCCATTAATTTACAAGATCTTATGGATGCAGCTCATTTATTAGGGGCCAGTACAACAAGAGCATTTCTCTTGATCATTCTTCCGAATTTACGTAAAGGACTAATGGCCTCACTTTTTCTCTCTTTCTCTTTTTTACTAGGTGAATTTGTCTTCGCTAATATCTTGGTTGGCACACGCTATGAAACCTTACAAATCTATCTCTACAATATGCGTCAAACCAGCGGACACTTCACGTCTGCATTAGTGATGACCTATTTCTTGTTTATCTTTTTACTGACTTGGTTAGCAAGTCGCTTTAACCGAGGTATTAAATCATGA
- the trpS gene encoding tryptophan--tRNA ligase gives MKNKNITYKSNQKEKILTGDRATGQLHLGHFVGSLQQRVQLQNQYEQTILVADLQGLTDNGHNPHKVSSNILNVVADYLAVGIDPLKTTICLQSAIPALSELTMYYSNLVSVARLQRNPTVKNEIANKSFGSSIPTGFLTYPISQAADITAFRATLVPVGDDQLPMIEQTNEIVRKLNHIAQEEILVECRPLLSKMPRLPSVDGKSKMSKSMGNCILLNSSEKDISKAVKAMYTDPTHLRVEDPGQVEGNVVFTYLDAFHPDIAYVNELKNKYQNGGLGDGMTKKILEECLQEILKPIRERREMYISDKAQLIDILKQGSEKSQEESNQVLHNVKKAFGLTLF, from the coding sequence ATGAAAAATAAAAACATTACGTATAAATCAAACCAAAAAGAAAAAATCTTAACTGGTGATAGAGCGACAGGTCAGCTGCATTTAGGGCACTTTGTAGGCTCTTTGCAACAACGAGTTCAATTGCAAAATCAGTATGAGCAAACGATCTTAGTCGCTGATTTACAAGGCTTAACAGATAATGGTCATAATCCTCATAAGGTATCATCTAATATACTGAATGTGGTGGCTGATTATCTTGCTGTTGGTATCGATCCTTTAAAAACGACGATTTGTTTGCAATCAGCGATACCTGCGTTATCTGAACTTACAATGTATTATTCAAACTTAGTTTCGGTTGCTCGTTTACAAAGAAATCCAACGGTTAAAAATGAGATTGCAAATAAATCATTTGGTTCTTCTATTCCAACGGGTTTTCTTACTTATCCAATTAGCCAAGCAGCAGATATTACGGCATTTAGAGCAACATTAGTTCCTGTCGGTGATGATCAATTACCGATGATAGAGCAAACGAATGAAATAGTGAGAAAGTTGAATCATATTGCTCAAGAGGAAATTCTTGTTGAATGCCGTCCGTTATTAAGTAAGATGCCGCGTTTGCCTAGTGTTGACGGTAAGTCTAAAATGTCAAAATCCATGGGTAACTGTATTCTTTTAAATTCTAGTGAAAAAGATATTTCTAAAGCGGTAAAAGCAATGTATACCGACCCAACTCATTTACGTGTGGAAGATCCGGGTCAAGTAGAAGGCAATGTGGTATTTACTTATTTGGATGCCTTTCATCCTGATATTGCTTATGTCAATGAACTTAAAAATAAATACCAAAATGGTGGTTTAGGTGATGGCATGACTAAAAAAATCTTAGAAGAGTGCTTGCAAGAGATATTAAAACCGATTCGAGAACGTAGAGAAATGTATATTTCAGATAAAGCGCAACTTATTGATATTCTGAAACAAGGCAGTGAGAAATCTCAAGAAGAGTCGAATCAAGTTTTACATAATGTGAAAAAAGCCTTCGGCTTAACGTTGTTTTAA
- a CDS encoding LysR substrate-binding domain-containing protein: MNNKQSLLANLYTFNIAAKSLSFTIAGEELFLTQGAISQRIKQLELQLGFTLFIRLTRKLELTEEGKRLWDVLDSSLETIFSEIEDIQFNELSGELYIGVAPTFAQSWLMPRLPEFQALYPNLNLKIRVKASPLDFKHEPVDLAIYYSNGQHPDLHCEKLFDEYLTPICTPHYAQKFTQHPFNINNACLIHCTESLDSIRTDFEWIYWLSMTNKPTPTQTKNYVFNHSEMAISAVRNGMGIGIARTNLISTYLESGELITPFESISSNLSYNLICPKGHEHRPKYQAFTRWLQRKIKEQD, from the coding sequence ATGAATAATAAACAATCGTTACTAGCAAATTTATATACATTCAATATTGCAGCAAAAAGCTTAAGTTTTACGATTGCAGGAGAAGAACTTTTTTTAACTCAAGGAGCAATAAGCCAGCGCATTAAACAACTGGAACTCCAATTAGGATTTACCTTATTCATTCGATTAACTCGAAAGTTAGAGCTCACTGAAGAAGGAAAACGTTTATGGGATGTATTAGACTCTTCTCTTGAAACTATTTTTTCTGAAATCGAAGACATTCAATTTAATGAGCTCAGTGGAGAGCTTTACATAGGCGTTGCTCCTACTTTTGCGCAATCATGGTTAATGCCTAGACTGCCTGAATTTCAAGCACTATACCCTAACCTAAATCTAAAGATTCGAGTAAAAGCAAGCCCATTAGATTTCAAACATGAACCTGTTGATCTCGCCATTTATTACAGTAATGGACAGCACCCAGATCTTCATTGCGAAAAACTTTTTGATGAATACCTCACACCTATTTGTACGCCTCATTACGCCCAAAAATTCACCCAGCATCCTTTTAATATAAATAATGCTTGTCTAATTCATTGTACTGAATCATTAGATTCTATACGCACAGATTTTGAATGGATATACTGGCTATCTATGACAAATAAACCAACTCCAACACAAACGAAAAACTATGTCTTTAACCATTCAGAAATGGCGATATCTGCAGTAAGAAATGGAATGGGTATTGGCATTGCTCGTACCAATCTCATAAGTACATACTTAGAAAGTGGCGAATTAATAACTCCTTTTGAATCAATATCCTCTAATCTTAGTTACAATTTGATTTGCCCAAAAGGCCATGAACACCGCCCTAAATATCAAGCATTTACTCGTTGGCTACAACGAAAAATAAAAGAGCAGGACTAA